The stretch of DNA TCTCTTATACCGATGATGATGAACTGGTCATCCGGTATTCAGCTGAAACAGACAAACCTACTCCCATCAATCTTACCAGTCATTGTTATTTTAATTTATCCGGTGATATGGGGCGCAGTATACTGGATCATTCGCTGCAGGTAAATGCTGACCACTATACACCCCTGAATGCAGAACGGATCCCGACAGGCGAATTGATACCCGTGGCAGGAACAGGATTTGATTTCCGGGAACCGGCTTCAATAAAGGATAACCTGGAGCGGTCAGCAGAAGAATACGACCATAATTTTGTGCTGAATAAGAACGGGAACCCCTTTTCATTTGCTGCATTGCTGGCCGGGCCGGGAGGCCATCCAAAAATGGCTGTATTCACTACCGAGCCGGGCCTGCAGTTGTATACCGGCAATTTGCTCGACGGCAGTTCGAAGAACCGGGATGGTAAAGGGATCGGTAAATACAGTGCCCTGTGCCTGGAGACCCAGCACTTCCCGGATTCTCCCAACCAGCCTCAGTTTCCTTCAACTATATTAATGCCGGGGAAGAAATTTTTTTCGAAGACGGTTTATAAGGTCAGTGCAGAGTGAATACTGAACAAGGAACAAGGAATATCGAATTTCGAAGTAGCGTTCCGATAAGAATCTCCGTTCCTTGTTCAAAATTCCTTGTTCCTTGTTCGAAATTGTATAAAATAAAAAAGCCCGTCCAAAACTGAACAGGCTTTTATTAAATATGCTGTAGGGGAAGGGATCGAACCTTCACGAGGCAGTTAGCTATAACACAAAGCCTGCCTACCGGCAGGCAGGTTCGGTGGTCGACCCCGGTCATCTCGCCTTAGGCGAGACGGCTCTATGTTACGTTTATCCTGTTGTCCTCACCCCCGAGACAAGGGGGCATGTCTGCCAAAAATCATCTTACAATCGCCTTTTAAAACCACTAGGTGACCGATTTGGTGACCTGTTTTAGCCTTTTCCTGATTGTCGAGTTAAAGAACTAGTTAGTTTTTAAATAGTGAGTAAATATAATAATGATTATTATGCCATCAATGCATGAGATTGTCCTTTTTCAATTTCCTGATTTTAACCATAGTAAATCGGAATGTAAAGAATAGCGACTCTGGGCCTTTTTTTCTTCATATAAGGGAAACCTGAATCCCAAATAAGCCATAACTATTTAATAATGGTAATGCCCTGGATAATTTTGATACAAAGAAAAGCCCATTTTTATAGGCTAGGGTCTGGGTCAAAGCGTGAGCCATATCAAAATGGTCAATGCTCCGAAAATGAGATTAATAGCAATATTTACCATCGGGCTTAATCTAGCTCCGTCATCATCAAAAATGATAGCCCGCACAAGAGTGCCAAGCACATAAGCGGCGAAGATGAAAAAAACAATAATAAGTGTCATTTGATATGTTTAATTGAAAAGAAGGGCAGCCGAAACTGCCCTTTAAATAGACCTCTGGTTTCATTTTCAATGGTTTTTGAGTAGGAGCGAAACACATATCAAAAGCACCAGCAACAAAATGCGGCATAACTCCTGCTATCAGAAGCAATACGTCAAAAGGAGATGTAGATCTGAAAATGCCGATATGGGATATCCCTGCCATTGATTTTATAAAGAATCAATTCTTTAGAATCAGCGGCAACCCTGTCTACAAAACACCAGGTATTCCGGGGAATGCTGTCATACGATTCAATACATAACACCCGGAACGGACAGTAGAGCTTTCTCAAATAGCCTTGTTGGTTGATCACCATTATTGAAAATGGATCGATCAACGATTTAAAATTGACTTTCTCCATATGGAAGGCCCGGCTAGTTTAAGAACCAACTTTGCTGCTGGTTACTCAGGGCATACTTAAGCTGTTCAACGAAATGAAATGCATTCACCGACCGGTCCAGGAAATTATCAATGTAGGTGGATTTGTTTGCTCCGGTGAACAGGTTATACAGACGCCACAGGTTGATGGTTCCGTCCTCATTCTTACAGAATGACTGGTCCCTGTAATAATCCTTAACAACTGTGCTGATCTGGTTATCTCCAAATAACAGCGGGGGTAATTCATTCTGCATGGCCTTGGGGAGATTTTGATACATACGACAGCGGCCTATTAACAGGGCAAATTGCTGTTCGGTTAAACTGTGCTCCTCAAAATAGCGCATCATCGTCAAATGATATGGTGCATTGTAATTTTCCAGTAATGAACGGATGCATGCTCTTAGCTGGCCAATACTGGTAACCTTTAAGTCACTCATGTAACCATCTGTCCAAACACACAGGTTGGTACACACTTTATTCTGGAAACCGATGAATATCTTAAAATGCTCATCGGCGCCCTTTTTGTTGTACAGATTATCTTGGTTAAGCGCCTTTACCCCGCCGATGGTGAGAGATAGCCGGGATCCGTCTATTTCATCATAGACCGTTGGGATCTCAATTAAAAAGGCCATTCTCTCATAATAGAGGGTTTTCTCATGTTCCTGCAGCTGAATAGCTGGCTTATCCTTTGCCTCCGGGATTCTGCCCTTAATCGGATGAGAAAGCCTCACATTGGGTTTCAGAATTGTTTCACCGCTGAAAACAACAGCTGTAATATCTAAGGTGTCTGGATAAAATCAGCCTGTGATATTAGCGGCTCATTATCCTTTATGAAAACCGGGATGATATGCTTTTCTCTAATCTCTTCAACGCTGCTCTCGATCGTATTTGCCTCAATAAAGGCTGATCCGGATGACAATCCTTCCCCGGTAACAGCAGGTGTTACCACTATGGCATTATTTACCTCTTCATTAGGCAATGTTTGTGTGAGTTCCATTAGCTGAAGGTTTTAGATTGTTAAGAATAGGATTGACTTTAACGGGCTGTAGTAGCTCTTTGCGCCTTGCAGTGAACAGGTTTAAGTGTGTTTCCTGGTAAACAGGGCATTTGTTGTACAGTGTCAAAAGATCATCCACAGAACCACAACCATTGATCTTTTGAATCAGTTCTTCTTCGGATATAATTTCTGTTGTTATGCCCGGTATAATTTCAGAAATTATATCCTCACCCTGGTTGCACCAGTTGTTGATCTGCTTCCCGGTTTCAACGGAAATTTTGAATTCCGGCTTGCTAATGAAAAGAGAAGTACGGTCTTTGCTGGCCACAGCATTGTGCTTACTGTCAACATCCAATACGATGGTGAATTCATAATCCAATCCATCACGTTGTACCCCCTTTAAGCCGACTTTCTCCGGGATCATTTTGCCGTTCTTTTCATTTAGTACATAATCTTGTTTACTCCGGATAGTGCCTATGATATGGCAGGAGCTTTGGAGCATAGCCTGCACAAAGGCATTGTGCCGGTGTGTTAGCTTACCCCAATTGGTAAAGGAATTGCCAGCCATGTTTGAATGGATATCCAGTATTCCGCCGGTACCATCCCACTCGTGGGAAACACTGTCAATTATTATGACTTCCATTTTACTGTCCTCACATAGCTTAACTGCCTGGATAAACTTCTCAGGGCTAAATGGAGGCCCAATTGCGATGGTATTATAATCGCCCAAGTGAGCATATAGGTCTGCAGAACTGTTTTCGGTGTCTATGACGGCAATTTTGTTCCAGTTGCCACATAACCCAAAAGCGATAAGCAAGGCCCCAATACTTTTACCAGATCCACTTGGTCCCTGTAAGGCTAGTTTCATCTTAGCCTTTTTACGGGATGCTTTTTGTAGTTGCATAATATTAGATTTATTGATTTAAAAAGCAAGGGGCAAGCATTACACTTGCCCCCGTTTGTAGCAATGGCTGCTGTTAAGCCAAAGCTTTGGCCCTCGCGGAATTAGTAAATTCATGCGTTTCAACAGCATCTGCAGGCGGAACTCATAGGTGTAGGAAAGGGTCTTCACTTCTCCGGTTTCCTGAACCGTATATTCATACGGCTCACAGGCGACCCGTTCAATTGCTCCCGGCATTTGGGTGCCGATCAACCCTTTTGCCGTCGCCTCATCCAGGGCAGCATACATAAAGCAACGCTTTGTGGTTGCATAGAACCTGCCGGTATTTTGGCTTTGAACAATTGAAACATCTCCCTCCAATTCAAGAGAAATGTACTGATCGCCATCATTTCCCTGGCGAACATGGTAGTTTTTAACTTTGACCATTTTTAAATGATTTAAATGTGATTAAAATAATTATTGGTTCAAACCCCGGGGTAAGAACCGCAAACTTGAATGGGCGGGTGCGATTCTGGTAGGGCATTTACGCACTCGCTGTTGAATACCATCACATAATTTTAAAAATTATGGGGGGGGGTATTTTTTTGGAATTGATGAAGCGGGGTTTATTTCAATTTTAAGTTGAAAAATTAAAATTGATTATTTATGGGTATAATATTTCTTAACTTACATATATCCCCGGAGAGAAATTCATAACTCTAAACCTTGAGATGATGAAAAAGGTCTTCATTTTAATTTTATTTAATTGCATCGCTGGACATTTGGATGCACAAAGTCTTGCAATTAATATTGATGGATCAGTAGCAGACGCAAGTGCTATGCTTGATATAAAGAATCCAAATAAAGGAATACTTATTCCAAGAACATCAACTACAACCAGGATAGCGATTGCCACTCCTGCGAAGGGATTAATGGTGTATGATACTACAACAAATAGTTTTTGGTATCATAATGGTACAGTATGGACAGAATTGAGCCAAGGCAGCGGACTGGCATGGAATATTGCAGGAAACACAGGCGTAAACCCAACAACAAACTTTCTTGGAACAATAGATAATATTCCTCTAAGTTTCCGTATTAATAATCAGAAAGCTGGTAGAATTGACTCAACATTTTCCAATTCATTTTTTGGTTACCAATCTGGCAATTCTAACACAACAAGTAAAAACAATACGGCAATTGGCTTTCAAGCTCTATATTCATTAAATCCATCTGGTGGAGAAGAGAATACCGCAATTGGATCTTTAGCGCTTAAAAACAACAATGCTGAAAGAAATACTGCAGTGGGGTATAAAGCTTTAACCGCAAATACAATTGGCGTTTATAATTCTTCATTAGGCATGCAGTCTTCAAACGCAAATACAACAGGATCCTTTAATACTGCAATAGGGGCTATGGCACAAAATTCCAATACAACAGGCAATAATAATACAGCCATAGGATATGGAGCTGTAGATCATAGTATTGTGTCCAGTTATAACACTGGTGTAGGTTCAAGGGCCATTGGAGGAAATGAAACAGGGGAAAATAACACAGCTATAGGTTCCTATGCATTATCAGCATTAATAGGTTTTTTTAATGTTAATACAAGTACGGCTGTTGGTTCACATGCTCTATTCCACAGTAATGCATTTGTTTCCGGAAGTTCATCAGGGAATGTTGCAGTTGGGGAACGTGCAATGTATTCAAATGGTAGCGGTTCAAGTAATACGGCTATTGGCACACGTGCTATGTATTTCAATAATAAAGGAGGAGGTAATACTGCTGTGGGTGATTATACTTTATATTCAAATACAAATGCAGAACTAAATGTTGCTCTTGGTTCACAAGCATTATATACACAATCATATGATAATGGAGGCGCCGCCTGGGTTTCTGAAAATGTAGCAGTTGGCTATCGATCACTTTATAGTAACCAGCCTACAGCTCAAATTAATGGATACAGGAATGTAGCTATAGGTTCACAATCAATGCATGAAAATACAACCGGTACCAAAAATACAGCAATGGGATATCAGGTACTTTTTAATAATACTAGTGGTGATTTTAATACTGCTATTGGCTTTAATACATTATTTGCAAATAAAGCTGGTTCTAATTCAACAGCAGTTGGTGCTTTCGCTATGTTAAATGCTTATGATAATAACACCGCCTTTGTAAACAATAATGTGGCATTTGGTTTTGAAGCATTGATGGGCAATTTACCAACCTCAAATAACACTGGATTAAAAAATACTGCAATTGGATATCAAGCTATTAGAGAAAATTCAACAGGGAATAATAATACAGCAGTTGGATGGCAAGCTATGACATTAAATACAACAGGCGGCTTCAACACAGCAATCGGGTCATCAGCATTAGCCAGAAATAATGTAGGTGAAGGGAATACTGCTATCGGAAGTCAGGCTTTATTAATGAATACTGCGGGAAGTAGTAATGCTGTTTTAGGTAATGGGTCTCTTAGTCAAAATTTAGCAGGTAGTTCTAATACTGCTATTGGTGCTTTGGTTATGGGTAATGGAAGAATAGGAAATAATAATACTGCAATAGGGGCTGGCACTCTATCATCTAATTATGCAGGAGATAATGCAACAGCAGTTGGCTATAATGCTATGGCTAACACAAATCCTTCGCAGGCGCAATTTATCAATTATAGTGTTGCTTTAGGTTATCAAGCTCTTCGTGGCTCTACAACTGTAGCGAATAATACAGGCAATTATAATACTGCTATTGGTTATCAAACTTTGCTTAACAATAGTGGAGGTCAAACTAATACTGCAACTGGGGTGCAAGCACTACAGAATAATACTTTAGGAAATGCAAACACTTCAAATGGAATGCAATCTCTAATAAACAATTCTACTGGCTCATGGAACTCGGCCTATGGTTCACAAGCTTTATATTTAAATACAACTGGTATAGAGAATACTGCTGTTGGCTTTGAATCACTTTTCTTTAATTCAACAGGCAATAGAAACACGGCTTTAGGTCTTGTCGCTGGTTACCACTGTTTGGGTGATAGTAATGTCTTTGTTGGTTATAATGCAGGTTATTATGAAACAGGTTCAAACAAACTTTATATTTCAAACAGCAATACAACCACTCCATTAATTGGCGGTGATTTCTCAACTGGAATTGTAACTATTAAATCATTACTTACTTTGGCTCCTACTACAACACCCGCCAGTCCGGTTAAGGGGATGATCTATTTTGACAATACGACAAACAAACTCCGATGTTATGATGGAACAGTATGGAATGATTTGTGGTAAGAATAATCTAAATCGAGAATAAATCAACGAATTAAGAGTATAGTTCCATTTAAAAAGACTTCTCCTTTAGAATCAGATCCTTTGATTAAATAAGTATATGCGCCATTGGGAAGTTTTGTTCCTTTATAAATTCCGTCCCATCCAGTGTTTATATCTGTTGTTTTGAAGATTTCATTACCATACCGATCATACACAATAAGGTACTTTAAACTTAAAGATGTTCCAGGTGGAATCCGGAAAACATCGTTCTTGCCGTCTCCATTGGGGGTAAATGAATTTGGAATATAAATTTCTCTTAGAACTTTTACGGTTAGGTTTTTATCTGCATAGCAGCTATTAGTTGCAACTACTTTTAAGTTATAAATAGTAGTAACTGCAGGGTTAGCGACTGGATTAGATATTAATGGATTATTCAAACCCATTGATGGCGTCCATAAGTAACTGACGATATTGCCAGTAGCAGTGGCATTTAATTGAATCGAATTGCCTGCCGATATTGTCGGGGTTGGAGGATTGAACGAAATAGGGGAACAGGCTTTACAATCATTATTATTGTATCAGAATAAACGAATGGTGTGATTGAGCAGCTAGATACCGTACTCATAATGCAATTAACTTTATCCCCATCGGAAAGGCTGTTATTGGCATAGGTAAGCCCGTTTCCACTGACATTGATACCATTTAATTGCCATTGAAATGCCGGCGTGGTTCCAACATTAGCGGGTATTGCAGTGAAGGTAACAGGAATACCGGTGCAAATTGCACCTGACGGGTTTGCAGTAATGTTTATGACCGGATTAGGACTAGAGTTTACTGATATGGTTATAGTGTTTGAAGAGGCTGTGTTGACAGCCAGGCAGGTTCCGCTGCTTATTGTTATATCGCAAGTAACATTATTCCCATTAATCAGCGATGTGGTGGCAAATGTATTCAAAGGACCACTCTGAATACTAGTTCCATTTACTTTAAAATTATAGTTCACAGTACCACCTCCTGTATTTGTTGTTGCAGCCGTAAAAGTTACCAGAGTCCCTGAGCAGATAGTACCCGAAGGAATGGCGGTAATATTTACGGCAGAGGTAATATTCGGATTCACAACCATAGTAATGGAGTTTGAAGAAGCGGTAGTTGAGGTGAGGCATGCTCCTCCAACAATAGTAATATCACACGTAACTGTATTTCCGTTATTGAGTGTTGCAGTTGTGAGAATATTCAAAGGACTATTCTGAACGCTGGTTCCATTAACTTTAAAATCATAGGTTATTCCACCACCACCGGTATTTGATGCAACAGCAGTAAAAGCAACCGAAGTTCCGGAGCAGATAGTACCCGAAGGATTGGCGGTAATATTCACGACAGGGGTAATATTCGGATTTACAACCATAGTAACGGTATTTGAAGTAACAGAAGTTGGCGAAGCGCATGCTAAACTGGATGACATGTTAACTGTAACAAGATCGCCATTTGCAAGAGTGGTGGTTGTAAATACTGGAGAATTAGCACCAGCATTAACACCATTAATCTTCCATTGATAACTAGGGTTAGCTCCACCATTAGTTGGGTTGGCGGTAAAAGTCACCGATGTGCCAACACATGCGGTTGTAGAAGATGCCACTATTCCTACAGATGGGGTTATTACCGCAGTAACGCTCATGGTTATTGTGTTTGAAGAAGCTACTGTTGATGTCAGGCAGGTGCCTCCAGTTATTGAAATGTCACAGGAAACTGCATCACCATTAATCAAAGTCGATGTAATAAACATGTTAGAACCACTGTTCTGAACACTTATTCCATTAACTTTAAAATTATAGTTCACTATGCCACCTCCTGTGTTTCCTGCAGTTGCAGTAAAAGTTACTGATGTACCAGAACAAACAGTGGTACCGGGATTAGCAATAATACTTACAGAAGGAGTGGAATTTGAATTCACTGTCATTGCGATGGTATTGGATGTTGCGGTATTGGTTGTTAAGCAAGTACCCCCACTTATGTTAATATCACAGGAAACTATATTTCCATTTGTAAGTGTATTTGTTGTGTATGTATTTGATCCGCTATTTTGAACGCTACCTCCGTTTATTTTAAAATCATAAGTAACTGTTCCACCAGCGGTATTACCCGCTACTGCCGTAAAAGTTACTGATGTACCAGAACAAACAGTGGTACCAGGATTAGCCGTAATATTTACTGAAGGGATTAAATTGGGATTCACTACCATTGTAATGGTATTGGATGTTGCTGAAGATGGAGAAGCGCAGGTTAAACTGGATGTTATTATGACTGTAACATTATCTCCGTTAGCCACTGAATTTGTTGTATATGTTGAAGCATTTGTTCCAACATTTCCGCCATTTACCTGCCATTGATAACCTGGTGCAGGACCTCCATTATTAGGTGTGGCTGTAAAAGTTACTGATGAACCAAAACAAATAGTGGTACCAGGATTAGCTGTAATATTTACAGAAGGGATTAAATTAGGATTCACTACCATTGTAATAGTATTGGATGTTGCGGTATTTGTTGTCAAGCAAGTACCACCACTTATGCTTATATCACAGGAAACTATATTTCCATTTGTAAGTGTATTTGTTGTGTATGTATTTGAAGCACCATTTTGGACACTGCTCCCATTTATCTTAAAATCATAGTTTATTGTACCACCAGCAGTATTTCCTGTAGTAGCAGTAAAAGTTACAGACGTTCCAGAGCAAATCGCACCAGGTGGATTTGCAGAAATATTTAGTGTTGGTGTTGACGTTGGGATCACACTTACAATCAAAGATTGTAGTGGAGAAATACCACAGGAATTATTAGCCGCAACTGAAATAATCCCTCCGGTAGCTCCAGCAGTTGCATTAATACTTGTTGTTGACGAATTTCCCGTCCAGCCTGATGGAAGTGTCCATGTATACGAAGTGGCACCGGTAACGGCTGGAATACTATAAATATTTGAACTTCCGCTACAAACAGTAGGATTACCTGAAATTGATCCAGGTGTTGACATTAATAAACATGGGCTATATTTCGCAGCAAATGCATCAATGGAACCGTTCGAAGTAAGATTCATTGTTCCGACATTAGGATCAAAATCTGCAGTACCATTAAAATGCCCGCTACACGTAACATGCGTGGCCATCTGTTTTAATAGATGTACACTTGGTTCCGGTAAAACCTGTACCAATATTAAAAGCCCATTGATAAGCGCCCAAGGTTGAATATTTAGCTATAAAGATATCGGGCACTCCCGTAGAAGCAGTTAGATTTGCAACCCCTGGGCCCGGATCAAAGTCAGTCGTATTGGAAAATTGTCCTGTAATATATATATCGTTTGAAACGTCATTAATAAGACTTAGTCCCCAATTAATTAAACCAGTGTTTGGTGAAGAAACTAAAGAGAAAGCCCATTGATAAACGCCCGAGGAATTATATTTGGCTAAATATGCGCCAAAACCTGTAAGATTAGCTGTACTTGGTCCCGGGTTAAAATCAACAGGTCCCTGGTAAAATCCTGTTATATAAATATTATCTAAGGCATCTATGGCAATACTATAAGCGTTATCGTCTAAAGTTCCACCAACTCTGAAGGCCCATTGATAAATTCCTGACGAATTATACTTTGCAACAAAGATATTGTGGCCCGGATAAGATGTTAGAATTGTAAGATTAGCAACCCCTGGGCCAGGATCAAAATCAGCCGTACCTCCAAATTGTCCCGTTACGTAAACATTTGATGAGCCATCAACGACCAGAGAATATCCTAGGTCTTCAAATTGGCTACCGATATTAAAAGCCCATTGATAAACACCAGACGAATTATATTTGCTACAAAGATATCATCTCCTCCAACAACAGTAAGGTTAGCAGTTCCAGGCCCGGGATCAAAGTCTGCTGTTAACCTAAAATAACCAGTAATAAATATATTGCCTGAGCCATCTACGGTAATAGATTTCGCCCAATCCCAATCTGTACTACCAATCTTAAAAGCCCATTGATAAACACCAGACGAATTATATTTTGCTACAAAAATATCGGCAGCACCATTACTTGTAAGATTAGCTGTGCCTGGTCCCGGGTCAAAATCGACAGTACCTCCAAAATATCCTGAAACATACACATTACCAGATCCGTCAATCTTAATTATTGGCCAATTAGCAGTTCCGTTTACGTTTCCTATACCAAAAGCCCATTGATAAATTCCATTTGCATTATACTTTGCTAAAAATAAACTCCCTCCTGTTGCGCCTATAAGAATAGCTGTCCCAGGGCCAGGATCGAAATCTACCGAACCACTAAATGTTCCCGTAATATATGTATTTGAAGAAGCATCGAGTGCATTTGAAGTTGCGCCATCTCCAAATGTGGCGCTTCCTATGTTAAAAGCATAATGAAGGTTTGGATTTTGTGCATTTACATTATTGTTTAATGCAGAAAAGAATATTAAAATAATTAGGTAAGTGGTTTTGAAATGAGTACTTGCCGAAATACTCTGACAATAGGCAAATACTTTAAATCTGAGCTCATTTATTTTATTAGTAGCCAGCATTGGTTTTATATAATTGATGAAAGAATATTTCATCTGGTAATCTCACTGTAAACAAATTACTACAAAACCGATGTAATATTAAATATCTTGCATGTTTCCTGTAAATAAATATTCTATACCCGCAATTCTAGACAAAGAATTGATTTTGAATAGTGATGTTTTAAAGCATTCTGAATATTCTAAATATTTTGCAATTTTCAGCTTAAATTAGTGATCAATAAACCTTTATGCCCAATCAAAGCCCAGAGCAAAAAGCCAGGGAATCTATTGACAAGCAACTCATTGCTTGCGGGTGGGTTATACAGGACAAGGATAAAATCAATCTTTCAGCTGGCTCTGGAGTGGCCGTTCGGGAATATCTTACAGACACAGGGCCGGCGGATTATATATTGTTTGTGGATCGTAAACCTGTTGGTTTGATTGAAGCTAAAAGGGAGGAAGAGGCTGTTCGGCTGACCATGCATGAAGAACAGACCAATGAGTATCGTACCAGTAAGCTAAAACATCTTAATAACGAGGC from Chitinophagaceae bacterium encodes:
- a CDS encoding AAA family ATPase produces the protein MMQLQKASRKKAKMKLALQGPSGSGKSIGALLIAFGLCGNWNKIAVIDTENSSADLYAHLGDYNTIAIGPPFSPEKFIQAVKLCEDSKMEVIIIDSVSHEWDGTGGILDIHSNMAGNSFTNWGKLTHRHNAFVQAMLQSSCHIIGTIRSKQDYVLNEKNGKMIPEKVGLKGVQRDGLDYEFTIVLDVDSKHNAVASKDRTSLFISKPEFKISVETGKQINNWCNQGEDIISEIIPGITTEIISEEELIQKINGCGSVDDLLTLYNKCPVYQETHLNLFTARRKELLQPVKVNPILNNLKPSANGTHTNIA
- a CDS encoding gliding motility-associated C-terminal domain-containing protein; this translates as MNNPLISNPVANPAVTTIYNLKVVATNSCYADKNLTVKVLREIYIPNSFTPNGDGKNDVFRIPPGTSLSLKYLIVYDRYGNEIFKTTDINTGWDGIYKGTKLPNGAYTYLIKGSDSKGEVFLNGTILLIR
- a CDS encoding galactose mutarotase — translated: MHGGNRGFDKKVWDATVIEKDSPVLSLNYFSRDGEEGYPGSLDVTAEFSYTDDDELVIRYSAETDKPTPINLTSHCYFNLSGDMGRSILDHSLQVNADHYTPLNAERIPTGELIPVAGTGFDFREPASIKDNLERSAEEYDHNFVLNKNGNPFSFAALLAGPGGHPKMAVFTTEPGLQLYTGNLLDGSSKNRDGKGIGKYSALCLETQHFPDSPNQPQFPSTILMPGKKFFSKTVYKVSAE
- a CDS encoding SBBP repeat-containing protein, translating into MLATNKINELRFKVFAYCQSISASTHFKTTYLIILIFFSALNNNVNAQNPNLHYAFNIGSATFGDGATSNALDASSNTYITGTFSGSVDFDPGPGTAILIGATGGSLFLAKYNANGIYQWAFGIGNVNGTANWPIIKIDGSGNVYVSGYFGGTVDFDPGPGTANLTSNGAADIFVAKYNSSGVYQWAFKIGSTDWDWAKSITVDGSGNIFITGYFRLTADFDPGPGTANLTVVGGDDIFVANIIRLVFINGLLISVANLKT